The following are from one region of the Candidatus Methylomirabilota bacterium genome:
- a CDS encoding protease HtpX: MSNIFKTGLLLAVLTAMLVLLGGAFGGRQGMLVAFVLALLMNFFSYWFSDKIVLSMYGAQ; the protein is encoded by the coding sequence ATGTCGAACATCTTCAAAACCGGGTTGCTCCTCGCGGTCCTCACCGCGATGCTGGTCCTTCTCGGGGGCGCGTTCGGGGGCCGCCAGGGCATGCTGGTCGCCTTCGTGCTGGCGCTCCTGATGAACTTCTTCAGCTACTGGTTCTCCGACAAGATCGTGCTGTCCATGTACGGCGCCCAGC
- a CDS encoding DUF177 domain-containing protein, translating to MLIRVSDIQEDGLTVDDMTAVGPFSDPAWRLDGVALRLERDDFDVLVSGEIRATVPQVCGRCLEPFGAPVRAAVDVRVIPRRATSDSVELASDDLDVDFYQNDELDLSALVEAETTLALPMKPLCRDDCRGLCPVCGGNRNVAACACSERAPDPRLAVLKDLGARLSH from the coding sequence ATGCTCATCCGGGTCTCCGACATCCAGGAAGACGGCCTGACGGTCGACGACATGACCGCCGTGGGCCCGTTCTCCGATCCCGCCTGGCGGCTCGACGGCGTCGCGCTGCGTCTCGAGCGCGACGACTTCGACGTCCTCGTCTCGGGCGAAATCCGGGCGACCGTGCCCCAGGTCTGCGGGCGCTGCCTCGAGCCGTTCGGGGCGCCCGTGCGCGCGGCCGTCGACGTGCGCGTGATCCCGCGGCGCGCGACGTCGGACAGCGTGGAGCTCGCCTCCGACGACCTCGACGTGGACTTCTACCAGAACGACGAGCTGGATCTGTCCGCGCTGGTCGAGGCGGAGACGACGCTCGCGCTGCCGATGAAGCCCCTGTGCCGCGACGACTGCCGCGGGCTCTGCCCCGTGTGCGGCGGCAACCGGAACGTGGCCGCCTGCGCGTGCAGTGAGCGGGCGCCCGACCCGCGCCTGGCCGTCCTCAAGGACCTGGGCGCGCGACTCTCACACTAG
- the rpmF gene encoding 50S ribosomal protein L32, with the protein MPLPKRRHSKTRGRKRRTHYKLAAPTRSLCPQCREVKPPHRVCPHCGYYKGREIVAVEGT; encoded by the coding sequence ATGCCGCTGCCGAAGCGACGCCACTCGAAGACGCGCGGGCGCAAGCGCCGGACGCACTACAAGCTCGCGGCGCCGACGCGCTCGCTGTGCCCGCAGTGCCGCGAGGTGAAGCCGCCGCACCGGGTCTGCCCGCACTGCGGCTACTACAAGGGCCGGGAGATCGTCGCCGTCGAAGGGACCTAA
- the plsX gene encoding phosphate acyltransferase PlsX: MKIAVDAMGGDRGPAVVVEGAVAAVREFAASVVLVGDRAAIEREVVRLGAQSLGIEIAHASQVVGMGESPSHALRRKRDSSLKVAAELVKDGKAAGFISAGNTGAAMAISMFVIGVLPGVDRPAIAAVLPNLRKFTILVDAGANVDPKPWHLLQFAVMGHVYARDILGLDSPRVGILSVGEEEGKGNELTKEAYDLLKDSSLNFLGNVEGRDIYNGRCDVVVTDGFTGNVALKISESLAEMLGNMIKEELFRDVRSKLAAALAMPAFERFRRRIDYTEVGGAPLLGIDGAAIICHGASPVKAIKNAVRVAREWASAGLNEHIKAAIEAEVARGGGEGGRE, translated from the coding sequence ATGAAGATCGCCGTCGACGCCATGGGAGGCGACCGCGGCCCCGCCGTCGTCGTGGAGGGCGCGGTCGCCGCCGTGCGGGAGTTCGCCGCCTCCGTCGTCCTGGTCGGCGACCGGGCCGCCATCGAGCGCGAGGTCGTGCGCCTCGGCGCGCAGAGCCTCGGCATCGAGATCGCGCACGCGTCGCAGGTGGTCGGGATGGGCGAGAGCCCGTCGCACGCGCTCCGCCGCAAGCGCGACTCCTCGCTGAAGGTCGCCGCCGAGCTCGTGAAGGACGGCAAGGCGGCGGGGTTCATCTCGGCGGGCAACACGGGCGCGGCCATGGCGATCTCGATGTTCGTGATCGGCGTGCTGCCGGGTGTGGACCGTCCCGCGATCGCCGCGGTCCTCCCGAACCTCCGCAAGTTCACGATCCTCGTCGACGCCGGCGCCAACGTCGACCCGAAGCCGTGGCACCTGCTCCAGTTCGCGGTCATGGGCCACGTCTACGCGCGCGACATCCTCGGCCTCGACAGCCCGCGCGTGGGGATCCTCTCGGTCGGCGAGGAGGAGGGGAAGGGCAACGAGCTCACGAAGGAGGCTTACGACCTCCTGAAGGACTCGTCGCTCAACTTCCTGGGCAACGTCGAGGGCCGCGACATCTACAACGGCCGCTGCGACGTGGTCGTCACCGACGGCTTCACGGGCAACGTGGCGCTCAAGATCTCCGAGAGCCTCGCCGAGATGCTGGGCAACATGATCAAGGAGGAGCTCTTCCGCGACGTGCGCTCGAAGCTCGCCGCAGCCCTGGCGATGCCCGCCTTCGAGCGGTTCCGTCGCCGGATCGACTACACGGAGGTGGGCGGCGCGCCGCTGCTCGGCATTGACGGCGCCGCCATCATCTGTCACGGTGCTTCGCCGGTGAAGGCGATCAAGAACGCCGTGCGCGTGGCGCGCGAGTGGGCCAGCGCCGGGCTGAACGAGCACATCAAGGCCGCGATCGAGGCCGAGGTGGCGCGCGGGGGCGGGGAGGGGGGCCGCGAATGA